From a region of the Arachis ipaensis cultivar K30076 chromosome B09, Araip1.1, whole genome shotgun sequence genome:
- the LOC107618567 gene encoding mediator-associated protein 2 — translation MVDSQNVEGYRPAPDFEEDRRSALLDLEMNDSTELWLIKLPFSSSSHQSRMEHMLSEIDGEELSFNLHSDGKLASFEDSSEKLYDFVSYPSQEPDEMVFVPSPTEPKIAGKISRRVSIVHYPDPKELEERKITAKPAHQNSSGVTKTTSSRYFSTQISGRAGSSKGSRKSSFFQVSEPSNAAERTSGKKVSELSHGNSTGISGMSSDHSDGRKSKKRKHKE, via the exons ATGGTGGATTCACAGAATGTTGAAGGTTACAGGCCTGCTCCGGATTTTGAGGAAGATAGGAGAAGTGCACTCCTTGATCTTGAGATGAACGACTCCACTGAGCTTTGGCTCATTAAGTTACCCTTTTCAAGT TCATCCCACCAAAGCAGGATGGAGCATATGCTATCTGAGATTGATGGGGAGGAATTGTCTTTCAATCTTCATAGTGATGGAAAACTTGCCAGCTTTGAGGACTCATCTG AGAAACTATATGATTTTGTCAGCTACCCTTCCCAGGAGCCAGATGAAATGGTTTTTGTTCCCTCTCCTACAGAACCGAAAATCG CTGGAAAGATTTCACGGCGAGTATCTATTGTACATTACCCAGATCCTAAAGAACTTGAAGAACGCAAGATTACTGCAAAACCTGCGCATCAAAATTCTTCAGGAGTCACAAAGACAACTTCGTCCCGATATTTCTCAACACAGATTTCTGGTCGTGCAGGTTCTTCAAAAGGTAGCAGGAAAAGCTCCTTTTTTCAAGTTAGTGAACCATCAAATGCTGCAGAACGCACCAGTGGAAAAAAAGTGTCCGAGCTCTCCCATGGTAATAGCACTGGCATTTCCGGCATGTCCTCCGATCATTCTGATGGAAGAAAATCAAAGAAGAGAAAGCATAAGGAGTAA